A genomic window from Aphelocoma coerulescens isolate FSJ_1873_10779 unplaced genomic scaffold, UR_Acoe_1.0 HiC_scaffold_140, whole genome shotgun sequence includes:
- the PRRC2A gene encoding LOW QUALITY PROTEIN: protein PRRC2A (The sequence of the model RefSeq protein was modified relative to this genomic sequence to represent the inferred CDS: inserted 4 bases in 2 codons; deleted 3 bases in 3 codons), translating into MSDRAARGRRYNCLSLSESYRGRPLEPPRAAGAPRHGLQSLGKVPTRRMPPPAHLPSLKAENKGNDPNVALVPRDGSGWASRSDPPDPRSSEPSAPPPPQSPSPPDSQPPASGTGGTRTPGTPENPPPPPSAAKSWAQASGSPADGARAPPLPGRFSREEFPSLGAAAERGRGGRERGGAADASGGRAPSPRPHGGSWREGRGAEEPPAEGGGAPPGPPHFPPYRGVMPPFMYPPYLPFPPPYGPFRSPDAQRFPRPGGPRGAAAPPRGGSPPSRPPVLRQDELREFDELDQENDEGWAGAHEEVDYSEKLKFSDEEDGRDEDEDEEGKENEPPAPPEAPPTPREEPPPPKSPPEGPKEPPPPPAPPARPPPAPPEAAPEPPESREEPESSGGAPGAAEPPPPEVPPEPPEEPPPPPPAPPAAAAPPKGDAKGEGVAAPPRQPPPAQPPAYPKYQKSLPPRFQRQQQEQLLKQQQQWQQQQHGPPAAXPPQPRRRWGLWGRGCPPPARPPRPPPGPPKLFGALGRPPALPQLGFDPRWVMLPPYVDPRLLPPRAAPVDFYPPGVHPSGLLPRERSDSGGSGSEPFDRPPAAPPLRDRGTPPGDPKPSWGGDAFTAPPEPRGLPSPLRPPTGDDDKGLRSETPPVRLRDPGAPPPYAYPPFENGGGPPLPRFPPPPAEDPPAAPRPWEPPKKAPPPQKAPKEEGGAALGGPPKEDGGAQRRPERPARAPPRPAQGPAGGGPHRDPLGTPARRPPPAVRPPPEEATEKGPPPAARGAHQEAPPEGGGGGRRGAPPHQGLPEAPQGQARGRPLPRGQGPGGAAGGGGGGVPLPPPLPRPRPGARGGARGARGGGRGGGRGEFFARGRGFRGAYGGRGRGGGARGRPPREFRGFRGPAGEPPPARGPPRRRPPPRPPPAPPGSEPRSEGSEYEEEPPRRRQRGSESSDTGGGETPPRPPPRXAAAPPGLPPRAPRGRVFTPRGVPSRRGRGGGPPPSGLEPPPRHSPRRAPPPQPPAPAQPPRGGGGSERPPRRRRHGRGQQQDKPPRFRRLRQEPPPAPPAAPPPPPAAAAPSAAAPPRRPPRSPEHNSDHPRLAKRSFSSQRRSGGGAGGPPTKHPPRGGAAAAGGGRGGGGGRGGDKRGWPSPRNRSRNTEEPPAPPGPPGSGTAPPGLALPPPPSAVFRLDRVVPSDPGGIRRALAQLRPKAGTPAPGLPPPTAPEPPLGPPLGPPGAPRAGPGLGGFLAKRRERAQNQDPLGFGDPQQDGPGEPQGRLSPPLWSHLPTSAPPKPLAPGQPWIEPLPPFEDAASPEPSPSDSGVELSGDSAACSQRSSPDGGLAPNPPGGAQPGGPPLPEGPPEPRCRLPPPREDTQVCGAPPTAPPGPIGTERSQRARNPPGGGGEVWGPPHGTDGDPRPRERGEKEGVPPTGGGDGLSAAPRDWELLPGGGPEAPPNRPLESKGPPGDPPGPSQRPFPELCYGGAAAAGQVPPPATEPPPGSSSSFRPGTPSLTPYRPVLVAGAGLPLPPLKGPFMDFPALGGPDLAKLGGAGGGPVPAPVPVRALLP; encoded by the exons ATGAGCGATcgggctgcgcggggccggcgctACAACTGCCTGAGCCTCAGTGAGAGCTACCGGGGGCGGCCGCTCGagcccccccgcgccgccg GCGCCCCCCGCCATGGGCTGCAGAGCCTGGGCAAGGTGCCCACCCGGCGCATGCCCCCCCCCGCGCACCTGCCGAGCCTGAAGGCCGAGAACAAAGGGAACGACCCCAACGTGGCCCTGGTGCCCCGCGACGGCTCGGGATGGGCCAGCCGCAGCGACCCCCCCGACCCCCGCAG TTCCGAGCCctccgcccctcccccgccgcAGTCGCCGTCACCGCCGGATTCGCAGCCGCCTGCGAGCGGCACCGGGGGGACACGGaccccggggacccccgag aacccc cccccgccgccaaGCGCGGCAAAGTCCTGGGCGCAGGCCAGCGGTTCCCCCGCCGATG gtgccagGGCCCCCCCCCTCCCGGGCCGGTTCTCACGGGAGGAGTTCCCCAGTTTgggggcggccgccgagcgggggaggggcggccgcGAGCGGGGGGGCGCTGCCGACGCGTCGGGTGGGCGCGCACCGAGCCCCCGCCCCCACG GCGGCAGCTGGCGGGAGGGGCGCGGGGCCGAGGAGCCGCCGGCCGAGGGGGGGGgagccccccccgggcccccccacTTCCCCCCATACCGGGGGGTGATGCCGCCCTTT aTGTACCCCCCGTACCTGCCCTTCCCGCCGCCCTACGGGCCCTTCCGCAGTCCCGACGCACAGAG GTTCCCGCGGCCGGGGGGTCCCCGTGGGGCTGCGGCCCCACCCCGGGGGGGGTCGCCCCCGTCCCGGCCCCCCGTCCTGCGCCAGGACGAGCTGCGGGAGTTCGATGAGCTGGACCAGGAGAACGACGAGGGCTGGGCCG gAGCGCACGAGGAGGTTGATTACAGCGAGAAGCTCAAGTTCAGCGATGAGGAGGACGGGcgggacgaggacgaggacgaggaggg gaAGGAGAACGAGCCTCCGGCCCCCCCCGAGGCACCGCCCACCCCCAGGGAGGAGCCGCCgccccccaagtcccccccGGAGGGGCCCAAGGAgccgccgccccccccggccccgcccgcccgg cccccgcccgccccccctGAGGCCGCCCCGGAGCCGCCGGAGTCGCGGGAGGaacccgagagcagcgggggaGCCCCCGGGGCCGCAG AGCCGCCTCCCCCCGAggtgccccctgagccccctgaggagccgccgccgccgcccccggcccccccggctGCCGCTGCGCCCCCCAAGGGGGACGCTAAAGGGGAGGGGGTGGCGGCCCCCCCACGCCAGCcccccccggcccagcccccTGCGTACCCCAAGTACCAGAAGTCGCTGCCTCCCCGGTTCCAGCgccagcagcag gagcagctcctcaagcagcagcagcagtggcagcagcagcagcacgggccccccgcagc ccccccgcagccccgccggcgctgggggctctgggggcggGGGTGCCCCCCCCCGGcgcggcccccccggcccccccccggcccccccaagCTGTTCGGGGCCCTGGGCCggcccccggcgctgccccaGCTCGGCTTCGACCCCCGCTGGGTGATGCTGCCGCCGTACGTGGACCCCCGGCTGCtgcccccccgcgccgcccccgtcGACTTCTACCCCCCCGGCGTGCACCCCTCTG GGCTGCTGCCGCGGGAGCGCTCGGACAGCGGGGGCTCGGGCTCGGAGCCCTTCGACCGCCCGCCCGCGGCCCCCCCGCTGCGAGAccgcgggacc cccccgggggaccccaaaccctcctgggGGGGCGACGCCTTCACAGCCCCCCCCGAGCCGCGGGGGCTGCCCTCGCCCCTGCGCCCCCCCACCGGCGACGACGACAAGGGGCTGCG GAGTGAGACCCCCCCGGTCCGCCTGCGGGACCCCGGCGCGCCCCCTCCCTACGCCTACCCCCCTTTCGAGAACGGAGGGGGCCCCCCCCTGCCCCGCTtcccgccccctcccgccgAGGacccccccgcggccccccggccCTGG GAGCCCCCCAAGAAGGCGCCACCCCCCCAGAAAGCCccgaaggaggaagggggggcgGCGCTGGGGGGGCCCCCCAAGGAGGACGGGGGGGCCCAGCGCCGGCCCgagcgccccgcccgcgcccccccccgaCCCGCACAAGGCCCCGCGGGGGGGGGCCCGCACCGAGACCCGCTGGGGACCCCGGCCCGGCGGCCCCCCCCCGCCGTGCGCCCCCCCCCCGAGGAGGCCACCGAGAAGGGCCCCCCCCCCGCGGCGCGCGGGGCCCATCAAGAAGCCCCCCCCGAAggaggagggggcggcaggCGAGGAGCCCCCCCCCACCAAGGACTCCCCGAAGCCCCCCAAGGCCAAGCCCgcggccgccccctcccccgcgGCCAAGGACCCGGGGGCGccgccggggggggcgggggcggggtccccctcccgccgccgctgccgcgaCCCCGCCCTGGAGcgcgggggggggcgcggggggcccgcgggggcggccgcgggggggggcgcggggagtTCTTCGCGCGGGGCCGCGGCTTCCGGGGGGCCTACGGGGggcgcggccggggcggg ggggcccggggccgccccccccGCGAGTTCCGCGGCTTCCGCGGCCCGGCCGGGgagcccccccccgcccgcggGCCCCCCCGGCGgcgcccccccccgcgccccccccccgcgccgccgggCTCGGAGCCGCGCAGCGAGGGCTCGGAGTACGAGGAGGAGCCCccccggcggcggcagcgcggcTCCGAGAGCTCCGACACGGGCGGCGGCGAGacccccccgcggccccccccgcg cgccgccgcccccccggggctgcccccccgcgccccccgcggcCGCGTCTTCACCCCCCGGGGGGTCCCgtcccggcgggggcgggggggggggccgcCCCCCTCCGGCCTGGAGCCCcccccccggcacagcccccgcagggccccccccccgcagccgccggccccggcGCAGCCCCCCCGCGGGGGCGGGGGCTCGGAGCGGCCCCCCCGGCGGCGCCGGCACGGGcgggggcagcagcaggacaaaccCCCCCGGTTCCGCCGCCTGCGCCAggagcccccccccgccccccccgcggcgccgcccccgccccccgccgcggccgcccccagcgccgccgcccccccccggcGCCCCCCCCGCTCCCCCGAGCACAACTCGGACCA cccccgccTGGCCAAGCGCAGCTTCTCCAGCCAGCGCCGctccggggggggcgcgggggggccccCCACAAAACAccccccaagggggggggcggCCGCAGCgggggggggccgcgggggtgGCGGGGGGCGCGGTGGGGACAAGAGGGGGTGGCCCTCGCCCCGAAACCGCAG CCGTAACACCGAggagccccccgccccccctgGCCCCCCCGGCTCGGGCACGGCCCCCCCAGGGCTggcgctgcccccgcccccCTCGGCTGTGTTCCGCCTGGACCGGGTGGTCCCGAGTGACCCCGGGGGGATCCGCAgagccctggcccagctgcGCCCCAAGGCCGGGACccctgccccggggctgccccccCCCACAG cccctgagccccccctggGCCCCCCCCTGGGCCCTCCCGGagccccccgggccgggccaggcctCGGGGGCTTCTTGGCCAAACGGCGCGAAAGGGCCCAAAATCAG gatcccctgGGGTTCGGGGACCCCCAGCAGGATgggccgggggagccgcaggggaggctgagcccccccctcTGGAGCCACCTGCCCACCA gtgccccccccaAGCCGCTGGCCCCGGGGCAGCCCTGGATCGAGCCCCTCCCCCCGTTTGAGGACGCCGCCAGCCCCGAG CCCAGCCCCTCGGACAGCGGCGTGGAGCTGAGCGGGGACTCGGCCGCCTGCAGCCAGCGCAGCTCCCCCGACGGGGGCCTGGCCCCAAACCCGCCCGGGGGGGCGCAGCCGGGGGGGCCCCCCCTGCCCGAGGGGCCCCcggagccgcggtgccgcctGCCCCCCCCCCGCGAGGACACCCAG GTGTGCGGGGCCCCCCCCACGGCCCCCCCGGGCCCCATCGGCACCGAGCGCTCCCAGCGAGCCCGGAAcccccccggcgggggcggcgaggtctggggacccccccacggCACCGACGGGGACCCCCGGCCCCGAGAGCGCGGAGAGAAGGAGGGAGTGCCCCCCACCGGGGGGGGAGACGGG CTCAGCGCTGCCCCCCgggactgggagctgctgcccggggggggtcctgaggccCCCCCAAATCGGCCCCTAGAGTCCAAGggcccccccggggacccccccgggccCAGCCAGCGCCCATTCCCCGAGCTCTGCTATGGGGGGGCCGCAGCCGCCGGGCAG GTGCCGCCCCCAGCCACGGAGCCCCcccccggcagcagcagcagcttccggCCAGGGACGCCCTCGCTGACCCCGTACAG gccGGTGCTGGTGGcgggggcggggctgcccctccccccgctcAAGGGCCCCTTCATGGATTTCCCGGCCCTGGGGGGCCCCGACCTGGCCAAgctggggggggcgggggggggtccTGTACCCGCCCCCGTTCCTGTACGGGCCctactgccctga
- the GPANK1 gene encoding G patch domain and ankyrin repeat-containing protein 1 translates to MSLIAFRRGRDQAGRWKDGQLQEEPPPPPPEPSPGAPDPGADARSFYESLIAEGGGPEPPQSPRKRPRDLSGEGKEPPSPSDPPHFCRSCGASFRDPPARHRRSTAHLLGLGGPPAPPAPLHIPPSNPGYRLLLRGGWAGGGLGRGGRGRRLPVPTELKRDRGGLGWGPGSRPRVTHFGPGDVAAVAGPPPRAGGKAGRGGGSRFRSEAAARAWEIQLREYMERWDPPELPPRASRDPP, encoded by the exons aTGTCGCTGATCGCGTTCCGCCGGGGCCGGGACCAGGCCGGCCGCTGGAAGGAcgggcagctgcaggaggagccgcccccgccgccccccgagcCCTCCCCGGGCGCCCCCGACCCCGGGGCCGACGCGCGGAGCTTCTACGAGAGCCTGATCGCCGAGGGGGGAGGCCCGGagccccctcagagcccccgCAAGCGCCCCCGGGACCTTTcgggagaggggaaggagccGCCCAG CCCCTCGGACCCCCCCCACTTCTGCCGCAGCTGCGGAGCCTCGTTCCGCGACCCCCCCGCGCGGCACCGCCGCTCCACCGCGcacctgctggggctgggggggccccccgcgcccccggccccgctgcacATCCCCCCCTCCAACCCGGGCTACCGCCTGCTGCTGCGGGGGGGGTGGGCGGGGGGCGGCCTGGGCCGGGGGggccgcgggcggcggctgccgGTGCCCACCGAGCTGAAGCGGGACCGgggtgggctgggctgggggccggGGTCGCGGCCCCGCGTCACCCACTTCGGGCCGGGGGACGTGGCGGCCGTGGCGGGGCCCCCCCCGCGGGCGGGGGGCAAagcggggcgcgggggggggtcccggttccgctccgaggcggcggcgcgggccTGGGAGATCCAACTGAGGGAGTACATGGAGCGCTGGGACCCTCCGGAGCTCCCGCCCCGAGCGAGCCGGGaccccccctga
- the LOC138100760 gene encoding lymphotoxin-alpha-like: MSRGSVTPRAGAGVAIKAPGGLGRLRTAMAGPPPRPPQRRRVPSAGVAALAHVLLLLLLLPPPAPGAATRLPTPDPLETLTPAVPGDPPELPRVTRGDKPAAHVVASTWPSSRGSLVWEASVAPALVRNGVRLRGNRLVVPRDGLYFVYAAAAFQGSRCPAGARRRPLRLAVSRLSPEYPRDVPLLRAARSVCRGGGPGGLWVESLYQGAVFQLRRGDQLAATTSAGRFLDLHGAGQAYFGVLGVD, translated from the exons ATGTCTCGGGGGTCGGTGacgccccgtgcgggggccgggGTGGCCATAaaggctccaggggggctgggcCGGCTCAGAACCGCCATGGCCGGGccccccccgcggcccccccagCGCCGCCGTGTCCCCAGCGCCGGGGTCGCCGCGCTCGCCCacgtcctgctgctgctgctgctgctgccgccgccggctcctggggctgcCACCCGCCTGCCCACCCCG gaccccctggaGACGCTGACCCCGGCTGTGCCAG GGGACCCCCCGGAGCTGCCGCGGGTGACGAGGGGGGACAAACCGGCTGCTCACGTCGTGG ccTCGACGTGGCCGTCCTCGCGGGGGTCCCTGGTGTGGGAGGCGAGCGTGGCCCCCGCGCTGGTGCGGAACGGGGTCCGTCTGCGGGGGAACCGGCTGGTGGTGCCCCGGGACGGGCTCTACTTCGTGTacgccgccgccgccttccAGGGCTCGCGCTGCCCGGCCGGGGCGCGGCGCCGGCCGCTCCGCCTGGCCGTGTCGCGGCTGTCCCCCGAGTACCCGCGGGACGTGCCCCTGCTGCGCGCCGCCCGCTCCGTGTGCcgcggggggggcccgggggggctctGGGTGGAGTCCCTGTACCAGGGCGCCGTGTTCCAGCTGCGCCGCGGGGACCAGCTGGCGGCCACCACCTCGGCCGGACGCTTCCTGGACCTGCACGGCGCCGGGCAGGCCTATTTCGGGGTGCTGGGCGTGGATTAG